The proteins below are encoded in one region of Brachyspira intermedia PWS/A:
- a CDS encoding DUF2157 domain-containing protein: protein MGSKNRFLLRELKKWNKDNIITDEQFETLSKRYRDDYIDWQPIIKAIMITGIIMVSIGFIAFISFYIFSLYFIVFLFALLFLSGFIIDEVFKRKDIYLPKTSSAIIAISSIFLSAFIFTLSYIITHNKDNFILLSLISIILFFIIAYIKRNYAVLSIAIIGLITWYGFEGFDISGIDLTLNNYIRFIITSVLMFLIGITDINKKLGERYSNFTIIYYTVGILYLNIILAIMSIFGNNLEPIIFEYGSSELLIYSLLFLFIDIIIFIIGYKLKISSIVRYSIFFVILNIYIRYFEYFYLRMNTWIFFIILGLSTILIGVIIERIIKYR from the coding sequence ATGGGAAGCAAAAATAGATTTTTACTCAGAGAATTAAAAAAATGGAATAAAGATAATATCATAACTGATGAACAGTTTGAAACATTATCCAAAAGATACAGAGATGATTATATAGATTGGCAGCCTATTATAAAAGCTATAATGATAACAGGTATTATAATGGTGTCCATTGGATTTATTGCATTTATAAGTTTCTACATTTTTTCTCTTTATTTCATAGTATTCCTATTTGCTTTACTTTTCTTATCAGGATTTATAATTGATGAAGTATTTAAAAGAAAAGATATATACTTACCCAAAACTTCTTCTGCAATAATAGCAATTTCTTCAATATTTTTATCAGCATTTATTTTTACTTTATCATATATCATAACTCATAACAAAGATAATTTTATTTTATTATCTCTTATAAGTATAATATTGTTTTTTATCATAGCATATATAAAAAGAAATTATGCCGTATTATCTATCGCAATAATAGGCTTAATAACTTGGTATGGTTTTGAAGGTTTCGATATATCCGGAATTGATTTGACACTTAATAATTATATAAGATTTATTATAACAAGTGTATTAATGTTTTTGATAGGAATAACTGATATAAATAAAAAATTAGGAGAAAGATATTCTAATTTTACAATCATATATTATACAGTTGGAATATTGTATTTAAACATAATACTAGCGATAATGTCGATATTTGGAAATAATCTAGAACCTATAATATTTGAGTATGGCTCATCTGAATTATTAATATATAGTTTATTATTTTTATTTATAGATATAATTATTTTTATAATAGGTTATAAATTAAAAATCTCTTCAATAGTAAGATATTCGATATTTTTTGTTATTCTAAATATATATATAAGATACTTTGAATATTTTTATCTTAGGATGAATACTTGGATATTTTTTATTATTTTGGGTTTATCAACTATATTAATAGGTGTGATAATAGAGAGGATAATAAAATATAGATAA
- a CDS encoding PepSY-like domain-containing protein: MTKKLFALLITLTIISTSNAFADWVVPASSLPQNARSFIQQIYPNTQIWKVERDDGKFEVKLSNGVKIDFLYNGDWNSIEGEYNAVPFNALPVNIANTIRNTYPQAAVIDVEKEWGNYKVKLNNFMELFITSDGQLMGQKFDD, translated from the coding sequence ATGACTAAAAAATTATTCGCTTTATTAATAACTTTGACTATAATTTCTACTTCAAACGCTTTTGCTGATTGGGTGGTTCCAGCTTCTTCACTTCCTCAAAATGCTAGAAGTTTCATACAGCAAATTTATCCTAATACACAAATATGGAAAGTAGAAAGAGATGACGGAAAATTTGAAGTAAAATTATCAAACGGGGTAAAAATAGACTTTTTATACAATGGAGATTGGAACAGCATAGAAGGTGAATATAATGCAGTACCTTTCAACGCTTTACCTGTTAATATAGCAAACACTATAAGAAACACTTATCCTCAGGCTGCTGTAATAGATGTAGAAAAAGAATGGGGCAATTACAAAGTTAAATTGAATAACTTTATGGAATTATTTATAACATCTGACGGACAGTTAATGGGACAGAAATTCGATGATTAA
- a CDS encoding ATP-dependent helicase, with protein sequence MALMLNEEQRQAVEHIDGPLLALAGAGSGKTRVITERIAYLIKHGVLPSQILAVTFTNKAAAEMRERITKLLKEKPKQLVVSTFHSFCVRVLKGDIEKLGYKNNFSIYSSSDSKTLIRNILREIKVNTLNYDEGLFAWYIDRFKNNLMKPYEVEPHDDLEKIAKRVYEVYQSYLKGYNAVDFNDLINLTIDLYVEFPEVLDKYQERFRYIMVDEYQDTNFAQYKLTTLLASKYRNIAVVGDDDQSIYAFRGADVSNILSFENEYPDAKIVTLTKNYRSTKAILEAAHSVISNNTQRKDKKVVAEGEEGIPPTIMPCEDEREEAQFVADSIINYSISKRLNYEDFAVLFRMNAQSRLFEEAFRLRGLPYTVVGAFQFYERKEIKDILAYLNLFVNPEDEVSLLRVINIPKRGIGAVAINNLNEASIKNGVSLYHTLLNYESMDEISPKAKAGIKDFLEVIEHYHNLFTVDKNDLERPKLYENINKFLDVIAYHNEILNSSDTKEQGAKKMENVESLMNGILEYEKSNKNATLKNYLDRILLMSIEEQNDDEDKKKGIMLMSIHAAKGLEFPYVYICGMEDGIMPHQKSLDENGLEEERRLCYVAMTRAKKHLTLTYCRSRTKMGRKVECTPSVFLEEMSENLPEEMAMNEEEFFSNLKASLRPENK encoded by the coding sequence ATGGCATTAATGTTAAATGAAGAACAAAGACAAGCAGTAGAACATATTGACGGCCCGTTACTAGCATTGGCTGGTGCAGGTTCTGGCAAGACTAGAGTTATTACAGAGAGAATTGCATATTTAATAAAGCATGGCGTACTTCCTAGTCAGATACTAGCAGTTACTTTCACTAATAAAGCAGCAGCGGAAATGCGTGAACGTATAACAAAACTTTTAAAAGAAAAACCAAAACAATTGGTAGTAAGCACTTTCCATTCTTTTTGTGTTAGAGTATTGAAAGGTGATATTGAAAAGTTAGGTTATAAAAATAATTTCAGTATTTATTCTTCATCTGACAGTAAAACATTAATAAGAAATATTTTAAGAGAAATAAAAGTTAATACCCTTAATTATGATGAGGGATTATTTGCTTGGTATATAGACAGATTTAAAAATAATTTGATGAAGCCTTATGAAGTAGAGCCTCATGATGATTTGGAAAAAATTGCTAAAAGAGTGTATGAAGTTTATCAAAGCTATTTAAAAGGATATAATGCTGTTGATTTTAATGATCTCATTAATCTTACAATAGATTTATATGTAGAGTTTCCTGAAGTTCTTGATAAATATCAGGAGAGATTCAGATATATAATGGTAGATGAATATCAGGACACTAATTTTGCACAGTATAAACTTACCACTTTATTAGCATCAAAATATAGAAATATTGCAGTTGTAGGCGATGATGATCAAAGTATATATGCATTCAGAGGTGCTGATGTATCTAATATATTATCATTTGAAAATGAATACCCTGATGCAAAAATAGTAACTCTTACAAAAAATTATAGAAGTACAAAAGCAATACTTGAAGCAGCACATTCTGTAATAAGTAATAATACTCAAAGGAAAGATAAAAAGGTAGTGGCAGAAGGTGAGGAAGGAATACCTCCTACTATAATGCCATGCGAAGATGAGAGGGAAGAAGCTCAATTTGTAGCAGATTCTATAATAAATTATTCTATAAGTAAAAGATTAAATTATGAAGATTTTGCGGTGCTTTTTAGAATGAATGCACAGTCAAGACTTTTTGAAGAGGCATTCAGACTTAGAGGTTTGCCTTATACTGTAGTAGGTGCTTTTCAGTTTTATGAAAGAAAAGAGATTAAGGATATACTTGCATATCTTAATTTATTTGTTAATCCTGAAGATGAGGTGTCTTTGCTTAGAGTTATAAATATACCTAAAAGAGGAATAGGGGCAGTTGCTATAAATAATCTCAATGAAGCTAGTATAAAAAATGGAGTTTCACTATATCATACATTGCTTAATTATGAGAGTATGGATGAAATTTCACCTAAAGCTAAAGCAGGCATAAAAGATTTTCTTGAAGTGATAGAGCATTATCATAATTTATTTACAGTTGACAAAAATGATTTAGAGCGTCCTAAACTATATGAGAATATTAATAAATTTTTAGATGTTATTGCTTATCATAATGAGATTTTAAACTCAAGCGATACAAAAGAGCAGGGTGCTAAAAAAATGGAGAACGTAGAATCTCTTATGAACGGCATACTTGAATATGAGAAGTCAAATAAGAACGCTACTTTAAAAAATTATTTAGATAGAATTTTATTAATGAGTATAGAAGAACAAAATGATGATGAGGATAAAAAGAAAGGAATAATGCTTATGAGTATACATGCTGCTAAGGGATTAGAGTTTCCTTATGTTTATATATGCGGTATGGAAGACGGTATAATGCCTCATCAAAAAAGTTTGGACGAAAACGGATTAGAAGAAGAGAGAAGACTTTGCTATGTTGCTATGACTAGAGCTAAAAAACATTTAACTTTAACATACTGCAGAAGCAGAACTAAAATGGGAAGAAAGGTTGAGTGTACGCCTTCTGTATTTTTGGAGGAGATGAGCGAGAATTTACCTGAAGAAATGGCTATGAATGAAGAGGAGTTTTTCTCAAATTTAAAAGCTTCTTTAAGACCTGAAAATAAATAG
- the ispG gene encoding flavodoxin-dependent (E)-4-hydroxy-3-methylbut-2-enyl-diphosphate synthase, translating into MNIDNINDIRKKVKTVKIGNVLIGGNNPISIQSMTNTDTRNIKETVNQIKSLEDAGVDIVRLAVLDMDAAKAIKEIKNQTKVPLIADIHFDYRLALESMKSGIDSLRLNPGNIKDKEKVKEVIKEAKERNLTIRVGVNGGSLDRSIYKEVTPENMVKSAADHIKLMEDLDFTNIKVSLKSSDIKTTIEANTLFREKFDYPIHLGVTEAGTLRSSLIKSTSALSYLIMQGIGDTIRYSITGDPVEEVMAGKMLLKFLGIRNEPSIEIISCPTCGRCQVNVEEVASFIEKHVQNIKKNITIAIMGCVVNGPGEARHADFGVAGTGDGNFIFFEKENEPIKVAKDNIINFLTKKIEEF; encoded by the coding sequence ATGAATATAGATAATATTAATGATATAAGAAAAAAAGTAAAAACTGTAAAAATAGGAAATGTTTTGATAGGAGGAAACAATCCTATAAGCATTCAGTCTATGACAAATACAGATACTAGAAATATAAAAGAAACTGTTAATCAGATAAAATCGCTTGAAGATGCTGGGGTTGATATAGTAAGGCTTGCTGTTTTGGATATGGATGCTGCCAAAGCCATTAAAGAAATAAAAAATCAAACAAAAGTTCCTTTAATTGCTGATATACATTTTGATTATAGATTAGCATTAGAAAGTATGAAAAGCGGTATTGATTCTTTAAGACTTAATCCGGGTAATATAAAAGATAAAGAAAAAGTAAAAGAAGTTATAAAAGAAGCCAAAGAGAGAAACCTTACAATAAGGGTTGGAGTAAATGGCGGAAGTTTGGACAGAAGCATATATAAAGAAGTAACTCCTGAAAACATGGTGAAAAGTGCTGCTGATCATATAAAATTAATGGAAGATTTAGATTTCACAAATATAAAAGTTTCTTTAAAATCTTCAGACATAAAAACTACAATAGAAGCTAATACTTTATTCAGAGAAAAATTCGATTATCCTATACATTTGGGAGTAACAGAGGCAGGTACTTTAAGAAGCTCGCTTATAAAAAGTACAAGTGCTTTATCATATTTAATAATGCAGGGTATTGGAGATACTATAAGATATTCTATAACGGGCGATCCTGTAGAAGAAGTAATGGCAGGAAAAATGCTTCTTAAATTTTTAGGCATAAGAAATGAACCTTCCATAGAAATAATATCATGTCCTACATGCGGAAGATGTCAGGTTAACGTAGAAGAGGTGGCTAGCTTCATAGAAAAACATGTTCAGAATATAAAGAAGAATATCACTATAGCTATTATGGGCTGTGTTGTTAACGGCCCTGGTGAAGCAAGGCATGCTGATTTCGGAGTAGCTGGAACAGGTGACGGAAACTTTATATTCTTTGAAAAAGAGAATGAACCTATAAAAGTAGCCAAAGATAATATTATAAATTTCCTTACAAAAAAAATAGAAGAATTTTAA
- the cdaA gene encoding diadenylate cyclase CdaA has protein sequence MLYVINNFISTSNWRYFFYGLDIVLVAVLFYIIYMLMYNTRAYSIAVGFIILFFITLIAKVFGLSTLSWIFDQFFQVGLIAIVVIFQAEIKHALRILGGKAFLKKSFRYDEDQIQKILSATFNLSYKGYGALIVFQRNISLHSLVDRAVKLNADISIELVEAIFFKNNPIHDGAAIIMENRIAAASAYLPLTEIEPQIKNRRLGTRHRAALGISEQTDAVVVVVSEETQCVSIVHNGILEYNLNREELDKRLGELLEIKK, from the coding sequence ATGCTTTATGTAATAAATAATTTTATATCAACTTCAAACTGGCGATATTTCTTTTATGGTCTAGATATAGTATTGGTTGCTGTATTATTCTATATTATATATATGCTTATGTACAATACAAGAGCTTACAGCATAGCAGTAGGTTTTATAATATTATTTTTTATAACTCTAATAGCAAAAGTATTTGGACTTTCTACATTATCTTGGATATTTGATCAATTCTTCCAAGTAGGACTTATAGCCATAGTAGTGATATTCCAAGCAGAAATAAAGCATGCTTTAAGAATATTAGGCGGAAAAGCATTTTTAAAAAAATCATTCAGATATGATGAAGATCAAATTCAAAAAATATTAAGTGCTACATTTAATTTATCATATAAAGGATATGGTGCTTTAATAGTATTTCAAAGAAATATATCACTGCATTCTTTAGTTGATAGAGCTGTAAAACTCAATGCTGATATATCTATAGAACTTGTTGAAGCTATATTTTTTAAGAATAACCCTATTCATGACGGGGCTGCAATAATAATGGAAAATAGAATAGCAGCAGCAAGTGCATATCTGCCTCTTACAGAAATAGAGCCTCAAATAAAAAATAGAAGATTAGGAACAAGGCATAGAGCAGCACTTGGTATTTCAGAACAAACTGATGCAGTAGTAGTTGTAGTTTCAGAAGAAACTCAATGCGTATCGATTGTTCATAATGGTATATTAGAATATAATTTAAATAGAGAAGAATTAGATAAAAGACTTGGAGAACTTTTAGAGATAAAAAAATGA
- a CDS encoding CdaR family protein translates to MSSKTTSDLSKFSLKKALARLTNRLGIKLLCLLMSFLLFLFVRYQKEYTKDYVTKIDIKNIPSRLLIANDIPENITITLKGFKDNIYELPTEFSAYIDLTNASIGSNIYNVNLAGDIDYSKMNITVNPSEIPIILDELSYKTVPIKVPTVGIAAYGLTVDKIIINPSNTIISGPKTLISSIDEIKTFNVDITDKYMDYSSISRIHLPRNIKSDVSRVNVNIIFDKDLDRVEFNDLAINIDNLNGKFKINDHNPLIINKIVLEANKIMLANLSPDDIKLYIDLQEMTNVGMYSNVSVEANIPVHTRLIEIEPSFFDIEIIERDVTDTNNINYTNNNIATNEENINNETITNENSVTNE, encoded by the coding sequence ATGAGCAGCAAAACAACATCAGATTTAAGCAAATTTAGTTTAAAAAAAGCGTTAGCTCGTTTAACGAATAGATTAGGAATTAAATTATTATGTCTGCTAATGTCATTTTTATTATTCCTATTTGTTAGATACCAAAAAGAATATACTAAAGACTATGTTACAAAAATAGATATAAAAAATATTCCTTCAAGATTATTGATTGCAAATGATATACCTGAAAATATTACTATAACTTTAAAAGGATTTAAAGATAATATTTATGAACTTCCTACAGAATTTAGTGCTTATATAGATCTTACCAATGCCTCTATAGGAAGTAATATATATAATGTTAATTTGGCAGGCGATATAGATTATTCTAAAATGAATATTACTGTAAATCCAAGTGAAATACCTATAATATTAGATGAATTGTCATATAAAACAGTACCTATAAAAGTACCTACTGTAGGAATAGCAGCTTATGGACTTACTGTTGATAAAATAATAATAAATCCTTCTAATACGATAATATCAGGACCTAAAACTTTAATATCCTCTATAGATGAAATTAAAACTTTTAATGTAGATATAACAGATAAATATATGGATTATTCATCAATATCAAGAATACATTTGCCTAGAAATATAAAATCAGATGTTTCAAGAGTTAATGTAAATATTATATTTGATAAAGATCTTGATAGAGTAGAGTTCAATGATCTTGCTATCAATATAGATAATTTAAATGGAAAATTTAAAATTAATGATCATAATCCGCTTATAATAAATAAAATAGTTTTAGAAGCTAATAAAATAATGCTTGCAAATTTATCTCCTGATGATATTAAATTATATATAGATTTGCAAGAAATGACTAATGTTGGTATGTACTCAAATGTATCCGTAGAAGCTAATATACCAGTTCATACAAGACTTATAGAAATAGAACCTTCATTCTTCGATATAGAAATAATAGAAAGAGATGTAACTGATACTAATAATATCAACTATACTAATAACAATATAGCGACAAATGAAGAAAATATAAATAATGAAACAATTACTAATGAAAATAGTGTAACTAATGAATAA
- a CDS encoding NusG domain II-containing protein: protein MKRLRYGDVLIFLFIIIFSFFYAKNLISNKSSKIIIDTYDKSFRYDLNTDREITVTGLLGESKILISNQQIMFESSPCRDKLCIKAGALKNSPIICMPNGISIRFEKNMENDIEIDSVVQ from the coding sequence ATGAAGAGATTAAGATACGGCGATGTATTAATATTTTTATTTATAATTATTTTCTCATTTTTCTATGCTAAGAACTTAATTTCAAATAAAAGCAGTAAAATAATAATAGATACTTATGATAAATCTTTTAGATATGACTTAAATACTGACAGAGAAATTACTGTTACTGGTTTATTAGGCGAATCAAAAATACTTATAAGCAATCAGCAAATTATGTTTGAAAGCTCACCTTGCAGAGATAAACTATGTATCAAGGCAGGGGCACTAAAAAATTCACCTATAATATGCATGCCTAATGGTATATCTATAAGATTTGAAAAAAATATGGAGAACGATATAGAAATAGATTCTGTAGTTCAATAG
- a CDS encoding Gx transporter family protein, with protein sequence MLFLENIKSHTGKRRIYDIIFFAFLSSFIAAVENMFPRPIPYFRIGFSFVIVLMVVDVFTFKELLLLIFIKNVSVALAFAYILTPPFYLGLCGGITSIIVMKLMSYFKNTFSVFGVSLAGALISNLSQAFLSKYLFKLPDIRFLIVPVFILSLITGSIVGIITMVLCSDNYKKGLNNQQN encoded by the coding sequence ATGTTATTTTTAGAAAATATAAAATCTCATACTGGCAAAAGAAGAATATACGATATAATATTTTTTGCTTTTTTATCATCATTTATTGCAGCAGTTGAAAATATGTTTCCAAGACCTATACCATATTTCAGAATAGGATTTTCTTTTGTTATTGTATTAATGGTTGTAGATGTATTCACTTTTAAAGAATTATTACTGCTTATATTTATAAAGAATGTTTCTGTTGCTTTAGCATTTGCTTATATATTAACGCCTCCTTTTTATTTGGGATTATGCGGAGGTATAACATCAATAATAGTGATGAAATTAATGAGTTATTTCAAAAATACTTTTTCTGTATTCGGTGTAAGTTTAGCCGGTGCTTTAATAAGTAACTTATCTCAGGCTTTTTTGTCTAAATATTTATTTAAATTACCGGATATAAGATTTTTAATAGTGCCTGTATTTATATTATCACTCATAACAGGAAGCATAGTAGGAATTATAACAATGGTATTATGCTCAGATAATTATAAAAAAGGCCTTAATAATCAACAAAATTAA
- a CDS encoding outer membrane beta-barrel protein has product MKKLLNIFIIMFLSCFTLFAKSGLEIGVFVPLGLSIGINQYSLTNKNPTQQQENDLKSAIKQSDRKSGVGFDAGFLVHIGYRFDINKDFSISVLGELGYNHDEFSFYRISTDKKNENVYAYTFESMSFGIYPKFNWKKFSFGLNVGIKVPLFARAMSASINYDTKNMNKNIEDFNAFQIKNLFEVPIIPYLRFSVDYEVYSDKKFGLVLGGYIGGDFGMSFKNAMLNNQSIAKITRQTISSFDIGFQVGVRILPYN; this is encoded by the coding sequence ATGAAAAAATTATTGAATATATTTATAATAATGTTTTTAAGCTGCTTTACTCTTTTTGCTAAAAGCGGTCTTGAAATAGGAGTATTTGTTCCATTAGGGTTAAGTATTGGAATAAATCAATATAGTTTAACTAATAAAAATCCTACTCAACAGCAGGAAAATGATTTAAAATCAGCAATAAAGCAGTCGGATAGAAAATCAGGTGTAGGGTTTGATGCGGGTTTTTTAGTTCATATAGGGTATAGATTCGATATAAATAAAGATTTTAGTATCAGTGTTTTAGGTGAATTAGGATATAATCATGATGAATTTTCATTTTATAGAATAAGCACAGATAAGAAAAATGAAAATGTTTATGCATATACATTTGAAAGTATGTCATTTGGTATATATCCTAAATTTAATTGGAAGAAATTTTCATTTGGTTTGAATGTTGGAATTAAAGTACCACTGTTTGCCAGAGCTATGTCAGCTTCTATCAATTATGATACTAAAAATATGAATAAAAATATAGAAGATTTTAATGCATTTCAGATAAAAAATTTATTTGAAGTTCCTATAATACCATATCTTAGATTTTCTGTAGATTATGAAGTTTATAGTGATAAAAAATTCGGACTTGTATTGGGTGGTTATATAGGTGGCGATTTCGGTATGTCTTTTAAAAATGCTATGTTAAATAATCAAAGTATAGCTAAAATAACAAGACAAACTATATCTAGTTTTGATATAGGTTTTCAAGTTGGCGTAAGAATATTGCCTTATAATTAA
- a CDS encoding alpha/beta fold hydrolase codes for MDIFFEEYININGIEQYFIHYPKKSNTTLLFLHGGPGESESYFLYKMHSKTQNYNLVYYDQRGTGKTQAKNKSKDKDITIEKLLIDLKETINYVKLKYNSKYIILLGHSWGSVLGIEFIKKFPNLVSAYIGMGQVVNFKIGEKTGFDYCYNIVQKSNNQKYIKKIEKLKNYPFIINKNNVFEIFKNFREIQVKYKLAGYYEGNDKLNKIIKQSPIYSFKDMFNSNSLILNQNIIYYLIDYDTTKFTNFNIPMFFICGANDWQVPTVVVKEYYKNIIAPDKDLFIVENAGHLLNIENTKDYNIIVEGICSRVSGI; via the coding sequence ATGGATATATTTTTTGAAGAATACATAAATATAAACGGTATAGAACAATATTTTATACATTACCCTAAAAAATCAAATACAACTTTACTATTTTTACATGGCGGCCCGGGAGAAAGCGAATCATATTTTTTATATAAAATGCATTCAAAAACTCAAAATTACAATTTAGTATACTATGATCAAAGGGGTACAGGAAAAACTCAAGCAAAAAATAAATCAAAAGATAAAGATATAACTATAGAAAAATTGCTCATAGATTTAAAAGAAACAATTAATTATGTTAAATTAAAATATAATTCTAAATACATTATTTTACTTGGTCATTCTTGGGGAAGTGTTTTAGGAATTGAGTTTATAAAAAAATTTCCTAATTTAGTTTCTGCCTATATTGGTATGGGACAGGTAGTTAATTTCAAAATAGGCGAAAAAACAGGATTTGACTACTGTTATAATATTGTTCAAAAAAGTAACAATCAAAAATATATAAAAAAAATAGAAAAATTAAAAAATTATCCCTTTATCATAAATAAAAATAATGTATTTGAAATATTTAAAAATTTCAGAGAGATACAAGTAAAATACAAATTAGCCGGATATTATGAAGGCAATGATAAATTAAATAAAATCATTAAACAAAGTCCTATATATTCATTTAAAGATATGTTTAATTCTAATTCACTAATACTAAATCAAAACATTATATATTATCTAATTGATTATGATACAACTAAATTCACAAACTTTAATATACCTATGTTTTTTATATGCGGTGCTAATGATTGGCAGGTACCAACTGTTGTAGTAAAAGAATACTATAAAAATATAATAGCTCCTGACAAAGATTTATTCATAGTAGAAAATGCAGGACATCTCCTTAATATAGAAAATACAAAAGATTATAATATTATAGTAGAAGGTATATGCAGCCGAGTAAGCGGAATTTAA
- a CDS encoding tetratricopeptide repeat protein translates to MEEEHNFIKTEENYEPAIEKSSSNGVMLTIIFLVLLIAGICYWIYNSNTYSRSYSYKNNIQTNTQLSNKNDILNRNNIKKNLDYLLEIKYKEYIAPHVNSFNSIIDNSGLLNVDTRTIAIIFAGTVFTIIASMFLFRGNNSEALENADSDVRFFDKDNKDSGNGNEDNKNESINKLDTSGIINSLDDDKNIIDTNNDGDKLVLKNNYYKYNKNADNVYWNVIKKNKNDENLNINELSLMALREVENGNDDNAINIYTKILSFDDDNIAVLKSRALLFNKKYEETSEDKYFDAALKDYNKIIDINSFNGYSNTDTLKDRSVLYTKKYHYTSNENYFNLALNDYNKVVNDNNDKDDLSTLLIYSDLYNEKYKNTRDKKYFKMSLDNYNKALAIDNNNTSIYINRGWLYLTDYKICNDIESLDNAEKDIKHGLNLEKDNFYLLNNSGITSLYKYKLEKQVKDLKESEYSFLKSIKNNKSNSVLAESYYYLSLVYDEYAKLTTITAEKMKEYTEKSKHYFEESRKLGYSAVSK, encoded by the coding sequence ATGGAAGAAGAGCATAATTTTATAAAAACTGAAGAAAATTATGAACCTGCAATAGAAAAATCTTCTTCAAATGGTGTTATGTTAACAATTATATTCCTTGTTTTATTAATTGCGGGAATATGCTATTGGATATATAACTCAAATACTTATTCAAGAAGTTATTCATATAAAAATAATATACAAACTAATACACAATTAAGCAATAAAAATGATATTCTAAATAGAAATAATATAAAGAAAAATTTAGATTATTTATTAGAGATAAAGTATAAGGAATATATTGCTCCTCATGTTAATAGTTTCAATTCAATTATAGATAACAGCGGATTATTAAATGTAGATACTAGAACTATAGCTATTATATTTGCAGGCACTGTATTTACTATTATTGCTTCTATGTTTTTATTTAGGGGTAATAATTCTGAAGCATTAGAAAATGCAGATTCTGATGTACGTTTCTTTGATAAGGACAATAAAGATAGTGGTAATGGTAACGAAGATAATAAAAATGAAAGTATTAATAAATTAGATACATCTGGAATTATTAATTCTTTAGATGATGATAAAAATATTATTGATACAAATAATGACGGAGATAAACTTGTATTAAAAAATAATTACTACAAATACAATAAAAATGCAGATAATGTATATTGGAATGTTATAAAGAAAAATAAAAATGATGAGAATTTAAATATAAATGAATTATCTCTTATGGCTTTAAGAGAGGTTGAAAATGGAAATGATGATAATGCTATAAATATTTATACAAAGATATTGAGTTTCGATGATGATAATATAGCCGTATTAAAAAGTAGGGCATTGCTATTCAATAAAAAATACGAAGAAACTTCAGAAGATAAATATTTTGATGCTGCTTTAAAAGACTATAATAAAATAATAGATATTAATAGTTTTAATGGATATAGTAATACAGACACATTAAAAGATAGATCAGTTCTTTATACAAAAAAATATCATTATACATCTAATGAAAATTATTTTAATTTAGCTTTGAATGATTATAACAAAGTAGTCAATGATAATAATGATAAAGATGATTTAAGTACATTGCTTATATATTCAGATCTTTATAATGAAAAGTATAAAAACACTAGAGATAAAAAATATTTTAAAATGTCTTTAGATAATTATAATAAAGCACTTGCTATAGATAATAATAATACTTCTATTTATATAAATAGAGGATGGCTATATTTAACAGATTATAAAATTTGTAATGATATAGAGAGTTTAGATAATGCTGAAAAAGATATAAAGCATGGACTTAATTTAGAAAAGGATAATTTTTATCTTTTGAATAACAGCGGTATAACATCTCTTTATAAATACAAATTAGAAAAACAGGTGAAAGATTTAAAAGAATCTGAATATAGTTTTTTGAAATCTATTAAAAATAATAAATCTAATTCTGTTTTGGCTGAAAGTTATTATTATTTATCATTGGTTTATGATGAATATGCAAAACTTACAACTATCACAGCAGAGAAGATGAAAGAGTATACAGAGAAAAGTAAACATTATTTTGAAGAATCAAGAAAATTGGGATATTCTGCAGTTTCTAAATAA